From one Candidatus Alcyoniella australis genomic stretch:
- a CDS encoding helix-turn-helix domain-containing protein gives MGARERREREKVERRNQILDAARGILFNEGMAAVSMNQIAAAAELSVGTLYLYFKNKEELFAALQQEGLDLLEQMMDSAFERSQNDHERLELMALAYLEFSELHRKYFDIISYFLTSPEMMFPQDLKVEIDSHGDHVLAIVGRALAGGRELDAEQRRSVRRCSLVYWSTLQGMLMLRKLKETMLVGEDFEQLYRFGCQRMICALEKELRAIGIEL, from the coding sequence GTGGGCGCCAGGGAGCGCAGAGAACGCGAGAAAGTCGAACGCCGCAACCAGATCCTCGATGCGGCGCGGGGCATTCTGTTCAACGAGGGGATGGCCGCGGTCTCAATGAACCAGATCGCCGCCGCGGCCGAGCTGAGCGTGGGCACGCTTTACCTTTATTTCAAGAATAAAGAGGAGCTGTTCGCCGCGCTGCAGCAGGAGGGGCTGGACCTGCTCGAACAGATGATGGACAGCGCGTTCGAGCGTTCGCAAAATGACCACGAACGACTCGAGCTGATGGCGCTGGCCTACCTGGAGTTCAGCGAGCTGCACCGCAAGTACTTCGACATCATCTCCTATTTTCTGACCTCGCCCGAGATGATGTTTCCCCAGGATCTCAAGGTCGAGATCGACAGCCACGGCGACCACGTGTTGGCGATCGTCGGCCGTGCGCTGGCCGGCGGCCGCGAGCTCGACGCGGAGCAGCGGCGCAGCGTGCGGCGCTGTTCGCTGGTCTATTGGTCCACGCTGCAAGGAATGCTGATGCTGCGCAAGCTCAAGGAAACGATGCTCGTGGGCGAAGATTTTGAACAGCTTTACCGCTTCGGCTGCCAGCGGATGATCTGCGCCCTGGAAAAAGAGCTGCGCGCCATCGGCATCGAGCTGTAA
- a CDS encoding DASS family sodium-coupled anion symporter, with amino-acid sequence MDQTEISDAGVKRELPRGRQIVYLLLGIALFVATVLFLKPEPQQIGDQTIVLSAAGRMCIGLLVVAIFYWITEALPFHITALIVMLVMPLLGITDGMEILKDGQIVQIHGISAGYKEIVRLSFGNDLILFFLGVFLISGAFSQTSLGQRMTLKMLQLMGTSTRGVILGFLVMGSLLSMWVSDVGVAAIMLPIGVGILKQAGRKPLQSNFGRGLMIASCWGAIFGGIATPAGCGPNPIAISFMSDLGGMQITFLDWMKIGVPASLMLIPFGWIVLLLIFPPEIKRLPMTREDIRAQLRQLGPLGREEIGTMVVFVIVIFLWVFNPLISKLTSGLINLPISYVSILGGMLLFVPPFRVLDWERANRAISWESIVLIMASLGLGMMTYHTGAAKWLAVTLLGGVQGMSTLLLIFVVVLVVILMKLFLASNTVTGIIIIPILISLAQAFGIDPWMLVGPAAFTSSLGIILVTQTPTNIIPYTAGYFTIGDFAKAGVVMSIVMTIVITLAIAVIGPLSGMYNF; translated from the coding sequence ATGGACCAGACGGAGATTTCGGACGCCGGGGTAAAGCGCGAGTTGCCGCGGGGCAGGCAGATCGTCTACCTGTTGCTGGGCATCGCGTTGTTCGTTGCCACGGTGCTGTTTTTAAAACCCGAGCCGCAACAGATCGGCGATCAGACGATCGTACTCAGCGCCGCGGGCCGGATGTGCATCGGCCTGTTGGTGGTGGCGATCTTCTATTGGATCACCGAGGCGCTGCCGTTTCACATCACGGCCTTGATCGTGATGTTGGTCATGCCTCTACTGGGGATCACCGACGGCATGGAAATACTCAAGGACGGCCAGATCGTCCAGATCCACGGCATTTCCGCGGGCTACAAAGAAATCGTCCGCCTGAGCTTCGGCAACGATCTGATCCTGTTTTTCCTCGGCGTATTTCTGATCTCCGGCGCATTTTCGCAGACCTCGCTGGGCCAGCGCATGACGCTGAAGATGTTGCAACTGATGGGCACCAGCACCCGCGGCGTGATCCTCGGTTTTCTGGTAATGGGCTCGCTGCTCTCGATGTGGGTATCCGACGTGGGCGTGGCCGCGATCATGCTGCCGATCGGTGTGGGGATTCTCAAGCAGGCCGGGCGCAAGCCGCTGCAGAGCAATTTCGGTCGCGGGCTGATGATCGCCTCGTGCTGGGGCGCGATTTTCGGCGGCATCGCCACACCCGCGGGCTGCGGCCCCAACCCGATCGCCATCAGCTTTATGAGCGATCTGGGCGGAATGCAGATCACGTTTTTAGACTGGATGAAGATCGGCGTGCCCGCCTCGCTGATGCTGATTCCGTTCGGCTGGATCGTGCTGCTGCTGATCTTCCCGCCCGAGATCAAACGCCTGCCGATGACTCGCGAGGACATCCGCGCGCAACTGCGGCAGCTCGGCCCGTTGGGACGCGAGGAAATCGGCACGATGGTGGTGTTCGTGATCGTGATTTTCCTCTGGGTGTTCAACCCACTGATCTCCAAACTGACCTCGGGGCTGATCAACCTGCCGATCAGCTACGTCTCGATCCTCGGCGGGATGCTGCTGTTCGTGCCGCCGTTTCGCGTGCTGGATTGGGAGCGCGCCAACCGCGCGATCAGCTGGGAGAGCATCGTGCTGATCATGGCCTCGCTGGGTTTGGGGATGATGACCTACCACACCGGCGCGGCCAAGTGGCTGGCCGTGACGTTGCTCGGCGGCGTGCAGGGGATGAGCACGCTGCTGCTGATCTTCGTGGTGGTGCTGGTGGTGATTCTGATGAAGCTGTTCCTGGCGAGCAACACGGTAACCGGGATCATCATCATCCCGATCCTGATCTCGCTGGCCCAGGCGTTCGGGATTGATCCCTGGATGCTGGTGGGTCCCGCGGCGTTCACCTCGTCGCTGGGAATCATCCTGGTGACGCAGACGCCGACCAACATCATTCCCTACACCGCGGGCTACTTCACCATCGGCGATTTCGCCAAGGCCGGGGTGGTGATGTCGATCGTAATGACGATCGTGATCACGCTGGCGATCGCGGTGATCGGGCCGCTGAGCGGCATGTACAATTTTTAG